In a single window of the Nicotiana tomentosiformis chromosome 8, ASM39032v3, whole genome shotgun sequence genome:
- the LOC138897998 gene encoding uncharacterized protein has product MRNIKEARFPRPMRSDSSQRDHNLWCEYHGMNGHRTGDCRHLRKEVATLLKNGHLKGFLSDRAKNNYGLNRDNAESSKAGEEPPRQMINMIFGGNEINGVTFSGAKKTKVSITHSKRLREDDITFTEEDTDGLLLPHKNALVISLNVLDFKIKCVLVDPEGSANIIQWRVLEQAKLTGSIIPVTKLLVGFNLASVTTPGEILLLTNAEGVIKTTLFEVVDVDMRYNIILGSPWLHGMEVVPSTYHQLLKFPMPEGIKQIKGDQPAAREMNAISVSSSKGKERTTEQL; this is encoded by the coding sequence ATGAGAAATattaaagaagcacgattcccgagacctatgagatctgattccagccagagggatcacaacttatggtgtgaataccatgggatgAACGGACACCGAAcaggggactgccgacacctccggaaagaggtggcaacactattgaagaatggtcacctcaaaggattcttgagtgaccgagctaagaataaTTATGGTCTTAACAGAGACAACGCGGAATcttcaaaagcaggagaagaacccccacgccaaatgatcaatatgatcttcggagggaatgagattaacggggtcaccttttcgggaGCGAAGAAaacgaaagtatcaataactcatagtaaaagactccgggaagacgatatcactttcacggaggaggacacAGACGGATTGCTGTTACCACACAAaaatgcactggtaatttctttaaatgtgttggattttaagattaagtgtgttctagtggatccagaaggttcggctaatatcatacaatggagagtattggagcaagctaaactcaccggaagcattattccggtaACAAAGCTTCTCgttggattcaaccttgcgagcgtgacgACCCCGGGAGAGATTTTGCTGCTCACGAACGCTGAAGGAGTAATAAAAACAACTCTCTTTGAAGTAGTAGATGTTGACATGAGATacaatatcatcctgggaagtCCATGGTTACACGGGATGGAAGTTgtaccctcaacatatcaccaattgttgaagtttccaatgcccgaaggaatcaagcagataaaaggtgatcaaccggcagcaagagagatgaatgcaatttcggtttccagtagcaaagggaaggagcgcaCGACAGAGCAATTATAG
- the LOC138897999 gene encoding uncharacterized protein has product MSEFDIEYKSSTAIKSHVLADFVADFSPALLPLATKEAVIVLESTSGLWTLFTDEASKVKGSGLGIALITPLGETLRQAIRTILLTNNEVEYKALIARLEFARGLDSKVIEIKCDSQLVVNQVYGIFDTKEERMQQYVVKVQVLLARLWEWSITHIPSEDNAKGDALANLGSSTEGIGVRDGSETDELSPGYEWLL; this is encoded by the coding sequence atgagtgagttcgacatagaatataaatcaagtactgcaattaagtcacatgtcttggctgacttcgtggccgatttcagtcctgCACTACTTCCTCTGGCGACCAAAGAGGCAGTAATAGTATTAGAATCGACATCGGGGCTTTGGACTTTATTTACGGATGAAGCTTCTAAAGTAAAAGGGTCTGGACTCGGAATAGCCTTAATCACTCCtttgggggaaaccttaaggcaagccatcagaacgatccttttaactaacaatgaagtagaGTACAAAGCTTTGATTGCAAGGCTCGAATTTGCCCGGGGACTTGATTCCAAGGTTattgaaatcaaatgtgactcacagctggtggtaaatcaggtctacgggatctttgataccaaagaagaacgtatgcaacaatacgtggtaaaggtccaaGTTCTTTTGGCACGATTATGGgaatggtcaattactcatatcccgagtGAGGATAACGCAAAAGGGGATGCATTAGCTAACTTAGGATCGTCGACAGAAGGGATCGGAGTCCGGGACGGTAGTgaaactgatgaactcagtcctggatacGAATGGTTACTATAa